A stretch of the Channa argus isolate prfri chromosome 9, Channa argus male v1.0, whole genome shotgun sequence genome encodes the following:
- the nxph2a gene encoding neurexophilin-2, whose amino-acid sequence MMSALQTLLFLLFLHQVTCRKVHGGATELIQWADSNNAQKIFPTGASPRILNPLRLFAKGSPGFKSNMREMTYLQNMEDFWDWLSNQTDVQGAQARTKRRPIVKTGKFKKMFGWGDFHSNIKTVKLNLLITGKIVDHGNGTFSVYFRHNSTGMGNVSVSLVPPSKVVEFEIAQQSTLETKDTKSFNCRIEYEKTDRNKKTALCNFDPSKVCYQEQTQSHVSWLCSKPFKVICIYIAFYSVDYKLVQKVCPDYNYHSDTPYSSTG is encoded by the coding sequence GTCACATGCAGGAAAGTGCATGGAGGAGCCACAGAGCTCATTCAGTGGGCAGACAGTAATAATGCACAGAAGATTTTTCCCACGGGGGCCAGTCCACGGATCCTCAACCCCCTGCGTTTGTTTGCCAAGGGCTCCCCTGGGTTCAAGAGCAACATGAGGGAAATGacatatttacagaacatggagGACTTCTGGGACTGGTTATCTAACCAGACAGATGTTCAGGGTGCACAGGCCAGAACTAAACGCAGGCCCATCGTCAAGACTGGCAAGTTTAAAAAGATGTTCGGGTGGGGGGATTTCCACTCCAACATCAAGACTGTAAAACTCAACCTGCTGATCACAGGAAAGATTGTGGACCATGGGAACGGcactttcagtgtttattttcgCCACAACTCCACGGGCATGGGGAATGTGTCGGTCAGCCTGGTTCCGCCCTCCAAGGTGGTGGAGTTTGAAATTGCCCAGCAGTCGACGCTGGAGACCAAAGACACCAAATCCTTCAACTGTCGCATTGAATATGAGAAGACGGACCGCAACAAGAAGACTGCCCTGTGCAACTTTGACCCGTCCAAGGTGTGTTATCAGGAGCAGACGCAGAGCCACGTGTCCTGGCTGTGCTCAAAACCCTTCAAAGTCATATGCATCTATATAGCCTTTTACAGTGTAGACTATAAACTGGTGCAGAAGGTATGTCCCGACTACAACTACCATAGCGACACCCCTTACTCCTCCACAGGATGA